A window of the Paralichthys olivaceus isolate ysfri-2021 chromosome 5, ASM2471397v2, whole genome shotgun sequence genome harbors these coding sequences:
- the sco1 gene encoding protein SCO1 homolog, mitochondrial isoform X1: protein MAQCVLYHRLFPSSVNVLRTCSFRFTHGVSRRPGGLEHALSPRREPRFPQVNMSHWHTCRTTQRLNEHCTRTFSSLPPPPPSGAEPKTSGPVTWKSLAITFAIGGALLGGMKYFKKEKEELIEKERNKSIGRPALGGPFSLTDHNNKPVKSEDFLGQWVLIYFGFTHCPDICPDELEKMVEVVDEIDKIKSLPNLTPLVITIDPERDTPEAMAAYVKEFSPKLIGLTGTTAEIEQVSRAYRVYYSQGPKDEDNDYIVDHTIIMYLVGPDGEFEEYFGQNKRSAEITSSIAAHMRKHKKEK from the exons ATGGCGCAGTGTGTCTTATACCACAGGTTGTTTCCCAGCAGCGTTAACGTCCTCCGGACATGTTCCTTCAGATTCACACACGGCGTCTCACGGAGACCGGGCGGACTCGAACACGCGCTGTCACCGCGGAGAGAGCCCCGCTTCCCG CAGGTGAACATGAGTCACTGGCACACCTGCAGAACAACACAGCGGCTGAATGAACACTGCACAAGAACgttttcctctctgcctccaccaccaccatcaggGGCTGAGCCCAAGACGTCCGGA CCAGTGACATGGAAATCTTTAGCAATAACATTTGCTATCGGAGGCGCTCTGCTCGGAGGgatgaaatatttcaaaaaggaaaaggaagagc TGATTGAAAAAGAGAGGAACAAGTCTATAGGAAGACCGGCGCTCGGCGGTCCGTTCTCGCTCACTGACCACAACAACAAGCCCGTCAAGAGCGAGGACTTCCTGGGCCAGTGGGTCCTCATCTACTTTGGGTTTACTCACTGCCCGGACATCTGCCCGGATGAATTGGAGAAAATGGTGGAGGTTGTGGATGAAATAG ATAAAATAAAGTCTCTTCCAAACCTGACACCTCTAGTCATCACCATCGAtccagagagagacacaccaGAGGCCATGGCTGCGTACGTGAAAG AGTTTTCTCCGAAGCTGATTGGCCTGACGGGGACAACAGCTGAGATTGAGCAGGTTTCCAGAGCTTACAGAGTGTATTACAGTCAGGGACCAAAGGACGAAGACAATGACTACATA GTTGATCACACCATCATCATGTACCTCGTGGGGCCAGACGGCGAGTTTGAGGAGTATTTTGGACAGAACAAGAGAAGTGCTGAGATCACCAGCTCGATAGCGGCGCATATGAGAAAGCACAAGAAGGAGAAGTGA
- the sco1 gene encoding protein SCO1 homolog, mitochondrial isoform X2, whose amino-acid sequence MAQCVLYHRLFPSSVNVLRTCSFRFTHGVSRRPGGLEHALSPRREPRFPVNMSHWHTCRTTQRLNEHCTRTFSSLPPPPPSGAEPKTSGPVTWKSLAITFAIGGALLGGMKYFKKEKEELIEKERNKSIGRPALGGPFSLTDHNNKPVKSEDFLGQWVLIYFGFTHCPDICPDELEKMVEVVDEIDKIKSLPNLTPLVITIDPERDTPEAMAAYVKEFSPKLIGLTGTTAEIEQVSRAYRVYYSQGPKDEDNDYIVDHTIIMYLVGPDGEFEEYFGQNKRSAEITSSIAAHMRKHKKEK is encoded by the exons ATGGCGCAGTGTGTCTTATACCACAGGTTGTTTCCCAGCAGCGTTAACGTCCTCCGGACATGTTCCTTCAGATTCACACACGGCGTCTCACGGAGACCGGGCGGACTCGAACACGCGCTGTCACCGCGGAGAGAGCCCCGCTTCCCG GTGAACATGAGTCACTGGCACACCTGCAGAACAACACAGCGGCTGAATGAACACTGCACAAGAACgttttcctctctgcctccaccaccaccatcaggGGCTGAGCCCAAGACGTCCGGA CCAGTGACATGGAAATCTTTAGCAATAACATTTGCTATCGGAGGCGCTCTGCTCGGAGGgatgaaatatttcaaaaaggaaaaggaagagc TGATTGAAAAAGAGAGGAACAAGTCTATAGGAAGACCGGCGCTCGGCGGTCCGTTCTCGCTCACTGACCACAACAACAAGCCCGTCAAGAGCGAGGACTTCCTGGGCCAGTGGGTCCTCATCTACTTTGGGTTTACTCACTGCCCGGACATCTGCCCGGATGAATTGGAGAAAATGGTGGAGGTTGTGGATGAAATAG ATAAAATAAAGTCTCTTCCAAACCTGACACCTCTAGTCATCACCATCGAtccagagagagacacaccaGAGGCCATGGCTGCGTACGTGAAAG AGTTTTCTCCGAAGCTGATTGGCCTGACGGGGACAACAGCTGAGATTGAGCAGGTTTCCAGAGCTTACAGAGTGTATTACAGTCAGGGACCAAAGGACGAAGACAATGACTACATA GTTGATCACACCATCATCATGTACCTCGTGGGGCCAGACGGCGAGTTTGAGGAGTATTTTGGACAGAACAAGAGAAGTGCTGAGATCACCAGCTCGATAGCGGCGCATATGAGAAAGCACAAGAAGGAGAAGTGA